A segment of the Desulfomonilaceae bacterium genome:
AAAGTTCATCAAAGTTCTTTGCTCTTTTCGCCTTTAGAGAAAATTTACAGTTAGCCAGGGGGTTCTCCCATGAAAAAAGGATGGTTAGTTGAAACTGCCCTCAAGAAGGCGACTGATAAACCCTTACTCAATTCACCTAACGAAAGAAAAAAGACATGATATCACTACAAAACTACAACGTGTATTTGTAAGGCGCCAGCCGTTTCCCGGCTTTATATAACAATTATATAGCCCATGATTGTTTACAAGTCAACCCGGGGAATATCGTCGATTGTACTCGTTTTCACTTGTAAATGATTCCATCAAAGCAATATGATCTTAGCCGCTCAAGTTTTTCAGACTGGATTAATATATGACTTATTGCGCTTCACAAAAGAAAGACGCTCTGGACTTCACGGCAATGGCTATCCTTGTAGTTCTGTGCTCCAGTTGGGGCTTGCAGCAGGTAGCTATCAAGATTGCAAATCATGGTATCTCCCCAATCCTTCAATCCGGCATCCGGTCAATCGGAGCGACAATCCTGGTTGGGATTTTGATGATAGTGCGACGTGAGCCATTAATGGAGAGAGATGGCACATTATGGTGGGGGATTGCTGCAGGTCTTCTTTTTGCCGCTGAGTTTCTTCTGATCTACGTTGGGCTCGGATTCACCAACGCCTCCCGAGCTGCGATATTCCTCTATCTTTCTCCGTTTGTGGTCGCTTTGGGCGCTCACATATTTATTCCAAACGAGCGTCTGAGAAGGATCCAAGTCATTGGGCTATGTTGCGCCTTCACCGGCATTATGGTTGCTTTTGGTGAGTCCGTAAGTTTGCCAACTCACCGGATGCTCATTGGCGACGCGATGCTAGCCCTGGCGGCGGTGCTTTGGGGCGCTACCACAGTGATGATAAAGGCGTCCCCCCTGGCGAAAATAGCTCCGAGCAAGACATTGATGTATCAACTTGTAGTTTCTGCCGTAACGCTTCCGTTAGGGTCTTTAGCGATTGGTGAACCCGGAATTGTGTCAATGACTCCATTGATAGTTGGAAGTATAGTCTATCAAATTGTGTGGATCGCTTTTATCACATACCTCGCCTGGTTTTGGCTACTAACACACTACCCGGCTTCACGTCTCGCCTCTTTTACCTTTCTCACACCACTTTTCGGTGTAATGGCAGGAGGGATTATTTTGCATGAGCCTATTACCCATCTGCTATTGATAGCGCTAGTTCTTGTGGGCGCCGGTATTTATTTGGTCAATTGCCCTGAGCCGGGTCGATCAGGATGAACGCTCTAACTTGCTCTCAGCCTCCGCCAGAATGATGAAAAGCCTGAATCAGAGTCTTTTTGATCGAGCCTACTTCTGAAATGTTCGTGGGCCTGTTCCATGAACGCTTCAATTCGGGTTTTTTCATTGGTTTTTTTCAACCCATCATGAACGAGCGTGAGCATGGGAATCTCTGGTCTGGCCTTCAAAGCCCTAATTAGAGCTGCGGTGACCACTGTCCCGTACGAGCAGTTTAGTGTCATCAGATTCAAAACACCATCAGCTCCTGCATCCAGATCCTTCAACGTTGTCGCGATAGGCGCAGTGATTCCTGCCGGGAGTTTCGTATCGGCATAATTACTGGCTGTCTTCCACATACCGACGCCCATGATGTCCATCGGCCCCCTTATAACTTGTCGCGCCGTTCGGGACACTCTTATGTTCAACTCCAATGCGGTCATCAACGTGTAAAAAAGGCCGTGACGGGCAGCAGCCTTGGACCTACCACTCAACAGGCTCCATACAAAATCTCTTAGAGCGCCTAGCTTGAAACAGTCCGACAGTGTAGGTGGGGCCCAGATATATCCACCATTCGCTTCAATTTCCCGGTAAACATCATTATTGGCGAATGGGACCACACGAGTATAATAATCTCCAGTTACGGCTATGGCTGGTCGTGGTTCATCGTCATCAGTGGGGAATATGTAGAGGTTGTGTAGAACCTGTTCCAACCCCTCTCTGACATGCCCTGCTTTAAGGGCCTCAAAAAGCTTGTTTCTGGAATCCACATAAACCCTATCAACTTTCGATTCATCTCTTGTCATCGGCCGAATCTCCAGGAAGAGGCTAAACAGCAAGTCGTACGCGTTGAGACCTTCCCATAGCCTCAGCATCATGCGTTGGTAATCAAGTTTTGAAATTCGAAACTCTTCCACTCCTCTCTCGATGTCCGTTATTACCTTCAGAGAAAGTCCCAGATCCTGACGAACTTTGTCGATGTACACAGGAAATTGCGCCAAACGACAAGCATCTGGATTGATCATATAAAACCTGGATTTTGAAACTGATGCGTCAGGCAATGCTAGCGCCAGTTTCAGGTAGTCGCCCAACACAAGCATATACGGATGACACTCGCCCCCTACCAAGTGTGGCCTCCCCAAGCTTTCAGTTTCCTGATCAGGAGGCGCAAGTACCCGAGTGTCTAGTCCTACCGACATTGCCGCAGCGGCGAAGGCGTATGTATGGTCACCCCAATAGGGCAGATAGAGCGTTTCAGCCCTTCCTACCTGCCTAGTTTTCCGCTGAGCGACTGTCGCTTGTACCGGTTCATTTGTATGCAAATCCTGAGGAACAGGTTTGTTCAAGACGTAGGAATTGGAGAGACGAATTCTTTTCGTTTCGTGACGAATTCTATCCAAAAAGGCTTCGAGCCGGGTAATCATACCAGCCCTGGATACATGCTCATCCATCTCGAGCGTCAGCAAAGGCTTTGAGCCAAGCGCATCCCTGATGTGACGAATGCTGAAAGCATCCGGGCCGCACCCAAAAAAACCTATATAGACTGGAAATAATCTTGGATCACGTGACACGTTCCGGGCCACTCTGATCATCTTCGCGTGGTATTTCCAACTAACTGGAGAGAAATCCTCATCAGAGACAGGATACAAGTCACCGGGCAATGAGCGTATATCAAACCTCTGAAAAAGATTTCCCAAGTTCATATTAAGAAAGGGATCCGATGTATGATATGGCTTGCCCAGAACAACTAGGGCTTGTTCCGATGCCCCAAGCCCGTTTAGGAATTCTTCGCCTTTTCGTCTAATTTCGGTGTTGAATGCTTTCAGCCGTTCAAGTCCTAGAGAGAAAGCGGCCTCGGCTCTGGGGTGAGAAAACCCGAGACCCACAGCCAGGCGAATATGCTCCTTTCGAAAAGCATCAGGATCGATCTCGCTGTTCACTGTTGGTTCAATCCATCCGATGTCAAAGATTCCCTTGAAGAATTGTGTAGAGGCCTGAATGTACGGGCAATATCCCAGCGGTTTGTCTCCGTTCTCGAAAGGGGGCTCACTCAATATAGCTGGATGGAATAGAGTTTTTGCCCCCAAATGAACCGCTTTGGCTATTTGTCCAGCCATAACCTTTATGGGTAGGCAGGTTTCCACTCTGAGAGATTGTGAACCAGCCTCGAACTGTTTCCTGTCCGTCTGGGGAGCCACATCAAGAAATACCCCAAGGTCATTCAAGAAGGCTTGCCAGAAAGGAAAATACTCATAGAACTGAGGGGAACGAACCATGGCCCAGCGTATAGCCGCCTGAGAATCACTTTGCACCAGGCTTTCCAACAATTTAGTTCTAAAAGAAAAGAGATTTAATCCCGCTCTGATCTTGTAATCCCTTTCCTCCGATTCCCACCTGTCACACATGCCTCCTTCAAATATACTCCGTTCGTGGATCCTGTATTTATTGATCTTACATTGGTTGGCGCATCCCTGACATCCAAACTGGTCTGTCTCCAAGTCTTCACTATACTGGAGAATTTCTTCATGACTTTTCGGAACTATTTCCTTTAGGTTGACCTTGTCCAGAGCGTTCAAGGCTGCGCCCATAGCGCCTGAAACTCTAAAAAATGGTGGGACCTGAATCTTACGACCAGTGTACTGTTTAAATGCAGCGCAAACGGCGGGTGTAGCAGCCACTCCCCCAAGAAATACAGTATTGAGCCCCAGTTCCTTGTGATTGGCCACTCTCTCCAAAAAGTTTTGAACTATGCTGATACAGACCCCTGCGGCCAGATCGTTAGACGACGCCCCATTGTTTTGGTGGTGGATAAGGTCGGATTCCATGAATACGGTACATCGATTACCCAGATCCGCCGGCTTATCCGCTGCGAACGCAGCCTCGGAAAACTCCATCCCCATATTCATATTAAGCCGTTGGGCCTGAGCCATGAGAAAGCTCCCAGTTCCAGCCGCGCAAACCCGGCACATTTCAAAATCTTTTATGCGCCCGTCTTGGAGGGCGATCCATTTCGAGTCCTGACCACCGATCTCGACCACCGTATCGACAGATGAATCAAAATAAAAAGCGGCCCTAGCTTGAGCCGTAATCTCATTTACAATGACGTCCGCGTCCAGAAGCCTCCCTACTAGATTTCGGCCACTCCCGGTGACTGAGATCACTTCTGGAGAAATTCCGCATCCGAGAAGCGCCTTCAGGACTTCCGCCACTGTCTCCAGCGGTCGAGATTGGGATAACCTATAATCCTCGGAAACAATTTTGCCACAAGAGTCAATGATCACCCCTTTTACAGACACAGAGCCCACATCCAGCCCCATGATCACGGGGGACCGCAAAGTCTCCGGGGCTAGGCCAACGACTTTGCAGGCAGGAGCGTCGACACCAACTCGTTCTAGAGGTTTGGCGAATGATCGCTCCGCCGGTTTCTTGATTGCTCGTTCGGCCATCATCTTCAATTGACCAAACGACAAGTCATGTCTCACCCCTCTACGAAAGGCAAGCTCAGCGCAACCAAGGGCTCCAAGCACCTTGAAATATGGAGCGACTACGAGTTTGTCAGGGTCGAGCCCTAACGCTTTTCTAAAAGCGTGGACAACGGCTTGATTGCTCATCACCCCACCCTGAAGGGAAATCACGGACTCTGGTGAATCACCCTTTATAAGGGTGGACATGTAATTTCTTACTAATGCGTTTGCCAGCCCCAAAAGGATGTCTGGAAGAGGAGTCCCTTCCTGAGCCTTGTGGATCATGTCCGTCTTCGCGAATACTGCGCATCGGCCGGCAATTGAGGCTGGGTTGGTACTCTGGAGGGCTATCGAGCCAAATGATTCAATTCCAATGCCCAGTCTCTGCGCCTGTTCATCCAAGAACGCCCCGGTACCAGCGGCGCATATTTCGTTCATTCTAAAAACCCGCACGCGAGGCATCCCGTTGTCAGACGAAGGTTCTATTTTTATGTACTTTGAATCCTGGCCACCAATCTCAATGATAGTCCTAATTTCCGGATTTATTTTATGGGCCCCCAGAGCGTGTGCGCTTATCTCATTAATAGCAGGGATTTCCATTGTCCTGGACAGAAGTTCCCTGGCGCTGCCTGTTACGAGAACCCCCGCCAAAGGGATGTCGCCTCCACAAACGCGCATCATTTGTTTAACTGCATCTAAAAAAGCTTGAAGAGGTTGTCCCCGAGTTCGAAGGTAAAGCGTGATCGGTTCGAATGAACCATCATTTATAAGAAAAAGGTTTAAACTGACAGACCCGCAATCAATACCGAGAAATCTCCTGAGCATGACTTATTCTCCCCAGACAATTTTTCATACTCATTTCCGCTGACTTCTTGCTTTAGGCAAGAACAAAGATCCATTCACTGAGAATGTAATAGATTCGCCTTGTACTGTTTTGTTACGACAATCAAAACACTTCAGGAGTTCCCACCAAAAGACATTAGTCCGACCTCCGTTGCAAAACGACAAATCGGGTCGTTAATCTTTCAAACCAAAAGTATTCCCCGAGTTCTCTCGTACACATCCTTTAAGTCGTCTTCGTTCGGCCGTCCTTTAATATTACCCATTCGACCGGCCGTAGAGAGATGTTCTAGCTTGCCGTGAAACTCTCCAAGGATAAACCACTCGCACACGATTTCGTAACCAAGATGATC
Coding sequences within it:
- a CDS encoding DMT family transporter: MTYCASQKKDALDFTAMAILVVLCSSWGLQQVAIKIANHGISPILQSGIRSIGATILVGILMIVRREPLMERDGTLWWGIAAGLLFAAEFLLIYVGLGFTNASRAAIFLYLSPFVVALGAHIFIPNERLRRIQVIGLCCAFTGIMVAFGESVSLPTHRMLIGDAMLALAAVLWGATTVMIKASPLAKIAPSKTLMYQLVVSAVTLPLGSLAIGEPGIVSMTPLIVGSIVYQIVWIAFITYLAWFWLLTHYPASRLASFTFLTPLFGVMAGGIILHEPITHLLLIALVLVGAGIYLVNCPEPGRSG
- a CDS encoding acyl-CoA dehydratase activase, which translates into the protein MLRRFLGIDCGSVSLNLFLINDGSFEPITLYLRTRGQPLQAFLDAVKQMMRVCGGDIPLAGVLVTGSARELLSRTMEIPAINEISAHALGAHKINPEIRTIIEIGGQDSKYIKIEPSSDNGMPRVRVFRMNEICAAGTGAFLDEQAQRLGIGIESFGSIALQSTNPASIAGRCAVFAKTDMIHKAQEGTPLPDILLGLANALVRNYMSTLIKGDSPESVISLQGGVMSNQAVVHAFRKALGLDPDKLVVAPYFKVLGALGCAELAFRRGVRHDLSFGQLKMMAERAIKKPAERSFAKPLERVGVDAPACKVVGLAPETLRSPVIMGLDVGSVSVKGVIIDSCGKIVSEDYRLSQSRPLETVAEVLKALLGCGISPEVISVTGSGRNLVGRLLDADVIVNEITAQARAAFYFDSSVDTVVEIGGQDSKWIALQDGRIKDFEMCRVCAAGTGSFLMAQAQRLNMNMGMEFSEAAFAADKPADLGNRCTVFMESDLIHHQNNGASSNDLAAGVCISIVQNFLERVANHKELGLNTVFLGGVAATPAVCAAFKQYTGRKIQVPPFFRVSGAMGAALNALDKVNLKEIVPKSHEEILQYSEDLETDQFGCQGCANQCKINKYRIHERSIFEGGMCDRWESEERDYKIRAGLNLFSFRTKLLESLVQSDSQAAIRWAMVRSPQFYEYFPFWQAFLNDLGVFLDVAPQTDRKQFEAGSQSLRVETCLPIKVMAGQIAKAVHLGAKTLFHPAILSEPPFENGDKPLGYCPYIQASTQFFKGIFDIGWIEPTVNSEIDPDAFRKEHIRLAVGLGFSHPRAEAAFSLGLERLKAFNTEIRRKGEEFLNGLGASEQALVVLGKPYHTSDPFLNMNLGNLFQRFDIRSLPGDLYPVSDEDFSPVSWKYHAKMIRVARNVSRDPRLFPVYIGFFGCGPDAFSIRHIRDALGSKPLLTLEMDEHVSRAGMITRLEAFLDRIRHETKRIRLSNSYVLNKPVPQDLHTNEPVQATVAQRKTRQVGRAETLYLPYWGDHTYAFAAAAMSVGLDTRVLAPPDQETESLGRPHLVGGECHPYMLVLGDYLKLALALPDASVSKSRFYMINPDACRLAQFPVYIDKVRQDLGLSLKVITDIERGVEEFRISKLDYQRMMLRLWEGLNAYDLLFSLFLEIRPMTRDESKVDRVYVDSRNKLFEALKAGHVREGLEQVLHNLYIFPTDDDEPRPAIAVTGDYYTRVVPFANNDVYREIEANGGYIWAPPTLSDCFKLGALRDFVWSLLSGRSKAAARHGLFYTLMTALELNIRVSRTARQVIRGPMDIMGVGMWKTASNYADTKLPAGITAPIATTLKDLDAGADGVLNLMTLNCSYGTVVTAALIRALKARPEIPMLTLVHDGLKKTNEKTRIEAFMEQAHEHFRSRLDQKDSDSGFSSFWRRLRAS